Below is a genomic region from Halorussus salinus.
GCCCAGTTGCGCGGCGCGCGAGAGCGTCGCGGTCGCGCCGCGGTCCTTGAAGCTTCCCGAGGGAAAGACGTACTCCAGCTTGAACTGGACGTTCTCCCCCCAGTCGGGCGCGTCGGTCGAATCGGTGGCGTCGAGGGCGGTGGAGGCGTCCTGAAGCGGCGTGAACCCCTCGCCGAGCGTGACCTCGGGCGGGATTGGAAGGAACTCCTCGAAGGCCCAGAGTCCGGCGCGAGTGTCCAACTCGGCGAAGTCGGGTGCGGGGCGGTCGGGTCGCGGACGGTCGGCGAATTCGAGGGGATGGCCGCAGTCACACCGCCACGGTTCGTCGGGCCCGGCGTCGTAGCTCCGGCCGCAGTCGGGACAGGCGAGGTCGGTCGGCATACTCGCTACTGTCGTACTCGGGCATCAATAGTTGTCGGACGAGGACTGCGCTCGTGAGGTTCCGCGCTCGGGATGCTCTGCGCTCGGGACGTTTATCCCCCTCACGTGCGTCGGCGAGGACATGAGCGACGTGGATTGGGACGACGGGTTCGCGGAACGCTACTTCTGGTCGGGCCACGCAAATTCCCGGAGCGTCTGGACCGCCGTGGCGGCGTTCCCGACGCTGGTGGCGGCGCTCTACCGGCGCGACGGTTCGCTGTTCGCCGCGACGTTGCTCGTCGTGGTCGGGGTGACGCTGTCGAGTCCGTCGCCGGAGGACGACGAGGCGTGGGCGACCCGCGTCGTCCTCGGCGAGCGCGCGTGGCTGGACGAGGAGTCCCCGTTCTCCCGAGAAGGACTGTTCGTCGCGTTGAGCGCGCCGGTCGTCCTGTTCACGATTCGGGCGGCAGTTCGACGGCGACTCGTCGGGACAGTCATCGGGACCGTCGTCTCGATGGTTCTCATGCTCGTGTTCTTCCGACAGATGGTCGCGGTCTACAAGCGGCGAAACGAGCGAGTCGAGTAGAACGAGCGCGTCGGGAGTCGGTAACGGGAGCGAGCGGACGTTCAGAACTCGTCTACGTCGGTGCCGACCGAACAGACGTACTCGCCGGTCGCCACTTGGGGCAGGCGGCGCGAGCGCCAGAAGACGCCGCGGTCGTCGGCGGTCACTTCCGCCTTGAGTTGGCCGAAGGGGTCGGTAATTTCGAAGAGGAGGTCGCCGACATCCACCCGGTCGCCCAACTCCTTCCGGAAGCGGACGAGACCGCCCGAGGGCGACCCGTAGCGGTCGAAGCCCGTCGCGCGGGTCTGGGGCGCGAGGTCCACGTCGCCGTCGAGGAAGCCGTAGTAGCGCAGGACGTTGAACAGGCCCTCGACGCCGTACTGGATGCTCTCGTCGTCCCAGCCGACACAGCCGCCCAGTTCCGGGTCGATGGTCGGGATGCCCTCGTCGGGTCCGGCGCGGGCGAGTTGGCCGTCCGGTCCCTTCTGGTCCAAAATGTGGCCACAACCGAACACCTTGGCGAGTTCGAGACACTCGTCGTGGAGGCGGTGGCGCTGGCCACAGCGGACGCGGACCTCGTTGAGCATCTGACTGGTCGAGCCTTGGTGCAGGTCCAAAATCAGGTCGGCCCGCGAGGCGGCCTCGAAGGTGGCGGCCGCGATGCGCTCGCTGGAGGTCCCCGACTCGTCGCCGGGGTAGGTGCGGTTCATCTTCGTGTCGTCGATGGGGTTGCGGTGTTCGGCGACCTGAAACGCGTGGTAGTTGACGATGCCGACCACGAGAATCGTCCCCGAGAGGTCTCCGGGCGGAATTTGGGGAATCGCCCGCTGGAGGACGCCGAGACCGTTCAGTTCGTCGCCGTCGCTGACCGCCTGTGCGTACAGCGTCGGGCCGTCGGTCGCGCCGTTGAGTACCGCGACCGGGAGGCCGAAGTCGCCGCCGTCGCGCGTTTCGCCGACCTGCAACCGCCCGGTGTCCATCTCGCCGGGGGCCGCACTCGCCGTGCCGAGCGTCTTCATTATACCATAACGGACGCCTACACGCCCTTTAGCGGTTCGGTATCGGCTATATAAAAATGAGTGTATGAATACCGTTACTGGAGTTACTTTACTGCGGTGTGGGCGGTGTCTACATACGCGTCCCATTTTCGAGCACTACCAGTAATGCCGACGTTGAACTCGTTAGCTCCGGGGAGTCCCCAGCTCACACTCCAATTAGACGGTGCGCAGAAGGGGTCCCAAGTGTGAATGAATTGACCGTAAATGGTAGTATCGGCCCCGTGTTCATCATCTCGCGCGTCCACTTCACATTCAATGAAGCCATTTTCCGGCGTATACGAAGCGACTTGGGTTCCTGTCCTGAGTTTGGCATAGTAACCGTGTACAGTCGGCTTCTTGTCGGCAATAAGCCCCTTAGAACCGCTCCGGGCACCATCAACATTTCGATAAATATCCTCCGAGAATGAGATCGCAGCACCGTCGTAAGGCCCATGACAATCAAGGCCGGTCGCAGATGCGAGATCCCAGTTGAAAACGAAATGTTGACGACCATCATTATTGTCGTTACCGACGGAGTATGCTCCGAGACTGATAGTTGAGTCAGGATCGTTGTCGGGGTCGGCGAATCGCTTCTGAGTCGATACGTCGCCGTCAGACATTTTATTGATCGTCTTGGATTTACGGGAGAATTGTGTCGTGTTATAATTGTAGTTGATTCCGTGTTGGTCACAGAGCTTGTTTGCTTGCTCGGTCTTTCCGTTTTGGAGAAGCCGTTTCAGGACATCATACACGCCCTTTTCGGACGAGGCTGAAACAGTTGACGTGCTAAGAGCGCTGATTGTGAGTCCGGTACCGCCAATCGATTTTATGAATCTTCTACGATTCATATTACACCAATAACATATTATATGCTTATAACTTTATGAATTTCAAGTATATAACTATCTTTTCTATTGGAATATTAACAAATCTTTTTATGTTGGTAATTCGTAGAAATTTCTATGGATCGAAGAACAGTCGTTCGTCTATCAGGAGTCGGAACTATGACGTGTCTCACGGGTTGTAGTTCATTCTTCAAAGATAATAGAGCAGAACCTAAATTAGAGTCAACGTTTACTTGGAGCGGCGCACAGTGCGGCGGGAGTGAGCCGAATACACAGGCAGACTGGAGTGGATCCGGCGTGAAGATTACCGGCACTGCCGCACTCCCGAAAGGATGCTATGAGACAGCCATTGAATCGCACGGACCTAGTGACGAATCTACTGCAACTATAGAGGCCAAATTCGAGCAGAACTCAGAGGGAAAACACTGCGTTGACTGTGACTCAGCAGTTTCTTATCAAATAGTAATAGATTTTATTAACTCATCTATTTCTTCTATAAATATTATCCATAAGACACCTCTTAAAGAGGAGGTAGTCGCGACCCATTCGAGATAGCTGTAGTTTTGGTTTAATATTACTGAAATAGCTGAGATTTCGCTGCTTCTTATCAATAGTACAGACATAGTGACCGAGAGGGAACAACTGGACTCTTTTCCGGTTTCCCGGCAATTTCTCAGACCGGAGTAAGCGACGAGGACGAGCGACGAAAGTGAGCGACGAGGAGTGCCGACTACAGTCCGACCCAGACGGTCCGCACGTCGTCGTCGGGGAAGTGCCAGCGTTGCTCGGGACGGCCGTGTTTCTCGCGGAGTTCGATTCGGGCGTCGAACAGCGAGGAGAGCCGCCGGACCGGCTTGGAGTCGTCGGCGACCGGCAGGTGGTAGTGGGCCATCCCATCGACGCCGCGGACGTGGTCGCCGACCGCGCCGACGAACCGCTCGACCGCCGCGGTGTCGTGGCGGTTCAGGAGATACGAGAGGGTGAACACCGAGATGCGGAGTTCGGCGGGTTCGAACCCTGACCGGCCGATTTTCGCGGTCGTGATGGCGTCGCAGAGCGCGCCCCGGAACTCGCCGAGGTCGCGCGCGGCCGCCGACGAGTCGGTTTCGACCGCCGAATCGGAGTCGGACGCCGAATCGGTCTCGAACGCCGCGGCGTCGGTCGCCGAGGAGTCGGCCTCGGCGGGCGTCGCGGCGCTCGCGGTCCGCGCCCCGATATCGTATTCGGCGAAGTGGACTCGGTGGTCGGTCGCGCGAACGTCGCCGGGCAGGAGGTCGGGCGCGTCCTCGCGGCCGTGGTCGGTCAGCCCGAGGAGTCGCGTCCGGGACTCCTCGGGTGACCCGAGGAGCTTCCGGGTCGCGCGCTGGGAGACCTCCTCGCGGACGTTGCCGGTCACGAGCAGGTTACAGCCGTTTCGTTTCATCCGTCTGAGTTTTCGGCGGATGTGCGCTATCGGCACGTCGCTCGAATCGTCGCTCATATTGGCTATAGACGACTATGTATGATTTAAAATTTGTTACTCTACCTGTAGGTATAATAGCACTAACACGGCGTTTCGAGCGCCGACCGCGACGAGAAGTCGCGTGAACGAGAAACAGCTAACAACTTGTATTTAGTTCTAGGTATCAAATTTAAGGAAAGTATTTTTTACTTGGTTGTCCGAGTACGGGTATGCTCAGAGGCAAAATCGAGAGGTGGCTAAAGCGGCATCCGTGGGCGATTGGGGCGATATTTTCTGCGGGAACATATCTGACAGACCCTATCGCGCCACTGAGTTGTGGTATTTGTACTACTCCCGGACCTTAAATATCCTCCCCGGTGATTTCGTCAGTCCAACAGATTTCACCGTCGATTTGGACGGGGCTTGTCTGATCGTCAAAGTACTCATTAAGAGCCTCAATATTGACCGTTTCTTGGACAAATGAGGAATTAAGAGAAGAGACTGCCTCCCTTCCGAGTTTTATATTAGTAAGTGAACCTAAAGGAAGACTCAACGAAGGATACGGGTCAAGTTCCAACGAAATCTGTCCTTTCTCGCTGGAATCAGCTGTAATAAGGCTAGGCGTACCACACTTCGGCTGGACTAAATCAGTACTACCATCGCCGACAACAACATACTGACGGTCAAACGTACTTACATCAGTCACCACCGACAAGGCACTCTGCATCGAGAACCCGTGGTTCAGCAAGCGCGCCAACTCCTTGCCCACGTCCGTCGCGGGGTCGTTGCCCACCTTGGTCAGCGTGACGACGCCGACCTGACTGCCCTTCTCGACCAGCGTCTCGCCCTGCTCGTAGGACCGACAGCCGTTGAGGATGAAGCCGCGGACGCCGGACGTTTCGAGGTCCGCTACGTCGAGCATCCCGTCGGCACACTCGATGCCCTCGTCGGTGACGTGGCCGATGTAGTGCAGGAAGTCCGTGCCGGATTCCAGCAGGTCCCGTAGCTCCTCGGTCGTCAGGTCGTTGTGGAGCGACACGTCGAAGTCGTAGAGGTCCCGCGTGCCGTAGATGTCGCCGACCACGTCCTCCTCGCGCATGCGCTCGTCGTTGCACACCACGTCCACCGAGATGTGGTGTTTCGGCGTCGCGTCGAGGCGACGCTTCAGCGCCTCGGGCGTCGCCTTGCTCGCGCCGATGGGCATCTCGTCGCCGACCCAGACGTGTTCGATGGTGTCGGCCGGGTCGGGCTGAATCACGTCGCTCACGGGAGCCTCGCCGTCGTCGGCCGAGCGGTAGAACGCCTCCAACTCGCTCGGCTCCGGCTCGACCACCGACGGGTCGGGCTGGTCGGGACACCTGACGAACGCGAGTTCGTCCGCGGCGAACGGGAGGACCGCGACGTTCTCGTGGGTCGGCGACACGTCCATCGTGACCTTCCACTGCGGGAGGTGGGGTTCGACCACCTCGAAGGGAACGTCGAGATACCGGCGGAGTTGTTCGGCCAGCGGCTCGTCGTACAGCGACTCGAAGTCGAGGTCAACGTCGGGTTCGAGTCGCTTTCGCTCCCGCAGGTCCACCTCGTAGTAGCCCTCGGTCCGCGTCACGCAGTCGAGGAAGAACACCTGCTGGAGGACGCGCCGGACTCCCGCTTCGAGTCCGCCGGGCGCGTCGAGCGAGTGGCTGAACTCGTCGGTGAGCAGGCGCGGGTCGTCGCCCGGCACCACGCTCGCGCCGAGGTAGAACGCCAGCGGCGCGACCGCGTAGATTGCCTCGCGCTCGTCGGGAACCTCGATTTTGACCCCCGTTTCGGGCCGCTCGATGTCCCCCTCGACGCGGAACTCCTCGCCGGGTTCGAGCAACGGCGGGTGGCCGCGCAACGTGGGGAACGACCGCTCGCAGGTCGTCGTCTTGAGCGCCGACCCGAGGAGGGACACGGCGTCCATCAGCGCCCCGGTGTCGTCGGGAACCGTAATCGTCCCCGCCGGAGTCTGGTGGAGCGAGCGCGCGCCGACCTCGACGGTGGTCTCGTCGCCGAACGAGAGTTCGACCGCTTCGGTGCTTCCCGAGATGGCGACCTCGCTCTCGACCGCGAGGTACACCTTCATCTGCGTGTTGGCGAGTTCGAGGTTGTACGCGTCGGCCGGGAGGTCGAGTTCGGACCCGCCGCTGGACTGCCCGACCATCTCGCCCGCGTCGTCTCTGACGTACACGTCGAGACCCTTCGTGGTCCGGAGCGAGTCCGTCCGGACGGACACCGCGGTATCGACCGGGAAGTAGAACGCGTCCGTGTCCGCCACCTCCGGCGAGACGGCCGAGGAGGCGTGCAGGTCGAACTGCGTGCGCTCGATGGGGTCCGTGGCGCGGACGCCG
It encodes:
- a CDS encoding DUF6653 family protein, translating into MSDVDWDDGFAERYFWSGHANSRSVWTAVAAFPTLVAALYRRDGSLFAATLLVVVGVTLSSPSPEDDEAWATRVVLGERAWLDEESPFSREGLFVALSAPVVLFTIRAAVRRRLVGTVIGTVVSMVLMLVFFRQMVAVYKRRNERVE
- a CDS encoding succinylglutamate desuccinylase/aspartoacylase family protein; protein product: MKTLGTASAAPGEMDTGRLQVGETRDGGDFGLPVAVLNGATDGPTLYAQAVSDGDELNGLGVLQRAIPQIPPGDLSGTILVVGIVNYHAFQVAEHRNPIDDTKMNRTYPGDESGTSSERIAAATFEAASRADLILDLHQGSTSQMLNEVRVRCGQRHRLHDECLELAKVFGCGHILDQKGPDGQLARAGPDEGIPTIDPELGGCVGWDDESIQYGVEGLFNVLRYYGFLDGDVDLAPQTRATGFDRYGSPSGGLVRFRKELGDRVDVGDLLFEITDPFGQLKAEVTADDRGVFWRSRRLPQVATGEYVCSVGTDVDEF
- a CDS encoding DUF7504 family protein, translating into MSDDSSDVPIAHIRRKLRRMKRNGCNLLVTGNVREEVSQRATRKLLGSPEESRTRLLGLTDHGREDAPDLLPGDVRATDHRVHFAEYDIGARTASAATPAEADSSATDAAAFETDSASDSDSAVETDSSAAARDLGEFRGALCDAITTAKIGRSGFEPAELRISVFTLSYLLNRHDTAAVERFVGAVGDHVRGVDGMAHYHLPVADDSKPVRRLSSLFDARIELREKHGRPEQRWHFPDDDVRTVWVGL
- a CDS encoding caspase family protein, whose product is MNPEFTALVEPDGVRATDPIERTQFDLHASSAVSPEVADTDAFYFPVDTAVSVRTDSLRTTKGLDVYVRDDAGEMVGQSSGGSELDLPADAYNLELANTQMKVYLAVESEVAISGSTEAVELSFGDETTVEVGARSLHQTPAGTITVPDDTGALMDAVSLLGSALKTTTCERSFPTLRGHPPLLEPGEEFRVEGDIERPETGVKIEVPDEREAIYAVAPLAFYLGASVVPGDDPRLLTDEFSHSLDAPGGLEAGVRRVLQQVFFLDCVTRTEGYYEVDLRERKRLEPDVDLDFESLYDEPLAEQLRRYLDVPFEVVEPHLPQWKVTMDVSPTHENVAVLPFAADELAFVRCPDQPDPSVVEPEPSELEAFYRSADDGEAPVSDVIQPDPADTIEHVWVGDEMPIGASKATPEALKRRLDATPKHHISVDVVCNDERMREEDVVGDIYGTRDLYDFDVSLHNDLTTEELRDLLESGTDFLHYIGHVTDEGIECADGMLDVADLETSGVRGFILNGCRSYEQGETLVEKGSQVGVVTLTKVGNDPATDVGKELARLLNHGFSMQSALSVVTDVSTFDRQYVVVGDGSTDLVQPKCGTPSLITADSSEKGQISLELDPYPSLSLPLGSLTNIKLGREAVSSLNSSFVQETVNIEALNEYFDDQTSPVQIDGEICWTDEITGEDI